From a region of the Catalinimonas alkaloidigena genome:
- a CDS encoding O-antigen ligase family protein, whose protein sequence is MLKIGRPVPQGSVSPPVQLLLFYTFGLLTLGSLGVALRFEQPAFALLPVALLSVAFVLFDTRLIYLTYLVTIVCSIQLEIGSFTTDAPVEPLMVVLMGVVIASFLLYRDYDSAFIRHPYVVLLLFYLAILPLNLAFSVDTFLSIKYYLAKLWYIAAGVFATGYFIRNFRDIRQWFWLLFVPLFLWAGWIVVKHALEKFSFEAANLIARPLFYNHVIWSTFLALFIPVTFFARTWYPKGSWQRRLIGAGVLLFLLTIILSYTRASWLAVVTMALFYWVVRWRLTQLAMVGLTFATIAGLGFMISSNRYLDYAPEYERTIFHQGDLAKHLEATYSLEDVSGMERVYRWVAGVRMFQERPILGFGPNTFYPDYKRFVVNRFRTYVSDNPEHSTTHNYFLMLLCEQGIVGFTFFSALCIVVLLRTTRVYHQLTSPNLKAALMGCILGFVSILFHLLLNDLIETNNIGSMFYIFIALMIRIELMGRRSASPVS, encoded by the coding sequence ATGCTAAAAATCGGTAGACCGGTCCCGCAGGGAAGCGTTTCGCCCCCTGTCCAGCTCTTGCTGTTCTACACGTTTGGGCTGTTGACCCTCGGTTCTCTGGGCGTGGCGCTTCGGTTCGAACAACCAGCCTTTGCCCTACTGCCCGTGGCGCTGCTGAGCGTGGCGTTCGTCCTGTTCGACACGCGGCTAATCTACCTGACGTATCTGGTCACCATTGTCTGTTCCATCCAACTGGAGATCGGCAGCTTTACGACCGATGCGCCCGTCGAGCCCCTGATGGTGGTGCTGATGGGCGTGGTCATCGCGTCGTTTCTGCTGTACCGCGACTACGACTCAGCTTTTATTCGCCACCCGTACGTTGTGCTGCTGCTGTTCTACCTGGCCATTCTGCCCCTTAACCTGGCCTTTTCGGTCGATACGTTCCTGTCCATCAAGTATTACCTGGCCAAGCTCTGGTACATCGCGGCGGGCGTCTTTGCCACAGGCTACTTCATTCGCAACTTCCGCGACATCCGCCAGTGGTTCTGGCTTTTGTTCGTTCCACTGTTTTTGTGGGCGGGCTGGATTGTGGTGAAACACGCCCTGGAAAAGTTCAGTTTTGAGGCGGCAAACCTCATTGCCCGCCCCCTTTTTTACAACCACGTTATCTGGTCGACCTTTCTGGCTCTGTTCATTCCGGTGACGTTCTTCGCCAGAACGTGGTACCCTAAAGGCTCGTGGCAGCGCCGGTTGATCGGCGCGGGGGTCCTGCTGTTTTTGTTGACCATTATTCTTTCCTACACCCGGGCAAGCTGGCTGGCCGTTGTAACGATGGCGCTGTTTTACTGGGTGGTGCGCTGGCGCCTAACGCAACTTGCCATGGTGGGACTGACGTTTGCCACCATCGCGGGCCTTGGGTTTATGATCAGCAGCAACCGTTACCTGGATTACGCTCCAGAGTACGAACGCACCATTTTCCACCAGGGCGACCTTGCCAAACACCTGGAGGCAACTTATTCGCTAGAGGATGTTTCGGGTATGGAGCGGGTGTACCGGTGGGTAGCGGGGGTACGGATGTTTCAGGAACGTCCCATTCTGGGCTTCGGACCCAACACCTTTTACCCGGATTACAAGCGATTTGTCGTCAACCGGTTTCGTACCTACGTGAGCGATAATCCGGAGCATTCTACCACGCACAACTACTTTCTGATGCTGCTGTGCGAACAGGGCATTGTCGGCTTCACGTTTTTCTCGGCGCTGTGCATCGTGGTGTTGCTACGCACCACACGTGTCTACCATCAACTGACCTCGCCCAACCTGAAGGCGGCCCTGATGGGGTGTATCCTGGGCTTTGTCTCCATTCTGTTTCACCTGTTGCTCAACGACCTGATCGAGACCAACAACATCGGCAGTATGTTCTACATTTTTATTGCCCTGATGATCCGCATCGAGCTGATGGGACGCCGTTCCGCTTCGCCGGTGTCGTGA
- a CDS encoding polysaccharide biosynthesis C-terminal domain-containing protein, translating to MGIVVLLNLLIKPAWIFTEQEIQNQVGHEAFGLYAALYSLGLMLLSFSDLGLTQHITKSLAHDEHTVQAIFDQGFTLKAILTVLYPLLVVGIGVALGYGPDALGWLLLLTVAQGFIQLLNFLRAYLQARQQFNVDAVASIADRMALLVVVSGFLFVQAITLERFIYIRLVSAVLAFAVFFAIIGRMQGRAGARRLRFRWNTEAARTMLRHSLPFAIYTLLLTINTRTDQVMLERLAGDAQAGLYAGAFRWVDASMMFLWTVMPIFFAKYVYHRHEPDEQQHLFTAGHVIGALPMWFVFLFSLFHGELFFVLFDQSSAAEIDLMTSCLQVLLSTAMLQGVFANYSTLLAATGYERHVSWLFLVGVVINVVLNFLFIPRYGALAAAWASVVSLVAICLGYMWLVHRYLPQRPPYGVLGKLTLSGGVSYGVFWLTESLTAWPWFLTSTLAGVALLGSAWGLGLFRRLDTVVRSS from the coding sequence ATCGGAATCGTTGTTCTGCTGAACCTGCTGATTAAACCGGCCTGGATTTTTACCGAGCAGGAAATTCAGAATCAGGTGGGGCACGAGGCCTTTGGTCTGTACGCGGCCCTGTACTCGCTCGGGCTGATGCTGCTGAGCTTTTCGGACCTGGGCCTGACGCAGCACATCACCAAGTCGCTGGCGCACGACGAGCATACTGTGCAAGCCATATTCGACCAGGGCTTTACGCTAAAGGCCATCCTGACGGTACTGTATCCACTGCTGGTCGTGGGCATTGGCGTAGCGCTTGGGTACGGGCCGGATGCCCTGGGCTGGCTACTATTGCTCACGGTGGCGCAGGGATTTATCCAACTGCTGAACTTTCTGCGGGCCTACCTGCAGGCACGCCAGCAGTTTAACGTCGATGCCGTTGCTTCTATTGCAGACCGTATGGCGCTGTTGGTCGTGGTAAGTGGGTTTCTGTTCGTGCAGGCTATTACCCTCGAACGTTTCATCTACATTCGGCTGGTATCGGCGGTGTTGGCCTTTGCGGTGTTTTTCGCCATTATCGGACGGATGCAGGGCCGGGCCGGCGCACGGCGGCTGCGTTTTCGGTGGAATACAGAAGCCGCGCGTACGATGCTACGCCACAGCCTGCCGTTTGCGATTTACACCCTGTTGCTCACGATCAACACCCGCACCGATCAGGTAATGCTCGAACGCCTGGCGGGCGATGCGCAAGCGGGCCTGTACGCGGGGGCGTTCCGGTGGGTCGATGCCAGCATGATGTTTCTGTGGACGGTCATGCCGATCTTTTTCGCCAAGTACGTGTACCATCGCCACGAACCCGACGAGCAGCAGCACCTGTTTACGGCGGGGCACGTTATCGGAGCCTTGCCCATGTGGTTCGTCTTTCTGTTTTCCCTCTTTCACGGCGAGCTCTTCTTTGTGTTGTTCGACCAGAGCAGCGCGGCCGAAATCGACCTGATGACCTCTTGCCTGCAAGTGCTGCTGAGCACCGCCATGCTGCAGGGTGTGTTTGCCAATTACAGTACGCTGCTGGCGGCGACGGGCTACGAGCGGCACGTCAGCTGGCTATTTCTGGTAGGGGTCGTGATCAACGTCGTGCTCAACTTCCTGTTCATTCCCCGCTACGGCGCCCTCGCGGCGGCCTGGGCATCGGTTGTAAGTCTGGTGGCGATCTGCCTGGGGTACATGTGGCTGGTTCACCGGTATCTGCCCCAGCGGCCGCCTTACGGAGTGCTGGGCAAACTGACGTTGAGTGGGGGCGTAAGTTACGGCGTGTTCTGGCTGACAGAGTCGCTGACCGCCTGGCCCTGGTTTCTGACCAGCACGCTGGCCGGCGTCGCCTTGCTGGGAAGTGCCTGGGGACTGGGACTCTTTCGGCGTCTGGATACGGTGGTCCGTAGTTCGTAA
- a CDS encoding glycosyltransferase family 4 protein: MKIAVNTRFLLKDQLEGIGRFTYETLRRMVADHPEHDFVFLFDRPFDPAYLMAPNVTARVVYPPARHPVLFWWWFEQSVPRVLQQEQADVFLSTDNFLSLQTSVPTVLVVHDLAFEHYPQDMGRLVRKYYHYFMPRYAHKAQRIAAVSGYTKDDLVRQYGVAPEKIDVVYNGVNEEFSPLPESEQGRVRAQFSEGKPYFLFVGAIHPRKNLINLLRAYDLFRQRTDRPVRLLIAGRKGWHTDEIFQTWQSLAFQEDVVFLGRVAQTDLPRLYGAAEALAYVPYFEGFGIPVIEAQQCGCPVVTSDVSSLPEVAGEAALLVDPFQPEAIAAALTRLAQEPALAAQLRRAGLANVRRFSWNQSAQQLWATLCRTSGLNER, from the coding sequence TTGAAAATCGCGGTCAATACCCGTTTTTTATTGAAAGACCAACTGGAAGGCATTGGTCGATTTACGTACGAAACGTTACGGCGGATGGTGGCCGATCATCCGGAGCACGATTTTGTATTTCTATTCGATCGTCCGTTCGATCCCGCCTATCTGATGGCCCCGAACGTTACCGCGCGGGTCGTCTATCCGCCCGCCCGCCATCCGGTGCTGTTCTGGTGGTGGTTTGAGCAGAGTGTGCCGCGTGTGTTGCAACAGGAACAGGCCGACGTTTTTCTCTCGACCGACAATTTCCTGTCGTTGCAGACCTCCGTTCCGACCGTGCTGGTGGTGCACGACCTGGCCTTCGAACATTATCCTCAGGACATGGGGCGTCTCGTTCGGAAGTATTACCATTACTTTATGCCCCGCTACGCACACAAGGCGCAGCGCATTGCTGCGGTGTCGGGCTACACGAAGGACGATCTTGTGCGGCAGTACGGCGTGGCACCGGAAAAAATCGACGTGGTGTATAACGGCGTGAACGAAGAATTCAGTCCGTTGCCGGAGTCCGAGCAAGGGCGCGTGCGGGCGCAGTTCAGCGAGGGGAAGCCCTACTTTCTGTTTGTCGGGGCCATTCACCCCCGCAAAAACCTGATCAATCTGCTGCGCGCCTACGACTTGTTCCGTCAGCGAACCGATCGCCCCGTTCGGTTGTTAATCGCCGGACGCAAAGGCTGGCACACCGACGAAATTTTTCAGACGTGGCAAAGCCTCGCTTTTCAGGAAGACGTCGTCTTTCTGGGACGAGTGGCACAGACAGACCTGCCCCGGCTCTACGGCGCGGCCGAAGCACTGGCGTACGTGCCTTACTTCGAAGGCTTTGGCATTCCGGTGATCGAAGCCCAGCAATGCGGCTGCCCGGTGGTTACTTCGGACGTTTCGTCGCTGCCCGAAGTCGCGGGCGAGGCGGCGCTGTTGGTCGATCCGTTTCAGCCCGAGGCCATTGCCGCGGCGCTGACGCGGCTGGCACAGGAGCCCGCACTGGCCGCTCAGTTACGGCGCGCGGGCCTGGCCAACGTGCGCCGTTTCAGTTGGAACCAGTCGGCGCAACAGCTCTGGGCCACGCTTTGCCGAACCAGTGGATTGAACGAACGCTAA
- a CDS encoding polysaccharide deacetylase family protein: MFPSFTWHMPTQQTELFLTFDDGPIPGVTDFVLEQLDQHDAKGTFFCVGDNVRKYPDEFRRVLQKGHAVGNHTFHHLNGWRTDDEHYLDNIRRCDEVMQAVGGDDFEHRPLGRRLFRPPYGRVTRDQIRMVRPQYRVIMWDVLTADYDASLGQERCLQKALQYSRPGSIVIFHDSHKAEKNLRYVLPRLLDHFSEKGFQFKTL; this comes from the coding sequence ATGTTCCCGTCGTTTACCTGGCACATGCCTACCCAACAGACGGAACTGTTTCTGACCTTTGACGATGGGCCGATTCCGGGCGTCACCGATTTTGTGTTGGAACAGCTCGATCAACACGATGCGAAAGGCACCTTTTTCTGCGTGGGCGACAACGTGCGCAAATATCCGGACGAGTTCCGGCGTGTGCTGCAAAAGGGGCATGCCGTAGGCAACCATACTTTCCATCACCTGAACGGCTGGCGCACCGACGACGAGCACTACCTGGACAACATCCGACGGTGCGACGAGGTGATGCAGGCCGTCGGTGGCGACGATTTTGAGCACCGTCCGCTCGGTCGACGGCTGTTCCGCCCACCGTACGGACGCGTGACGCGCGACCAGATCCGGATGGTCCGTCCGCAGTATCGCGTCATCATGTGGGATGTCCTCACGGCCGACTACGACGCCAGTCTGGGGCAGGAGCGTTGTTTGCAGAAGGCTTTGCAGTACAGCCGCCCCGGCTCGATCGTGATTTTTCACGACAGCCACAAGGCCGAAAAAAACCTGCGTTACGTGCTGCCCCGGTTGCTCGATCACTTCTCGGAAAAAGGTTTTCAGTTCAAAACCCTGTAA
- a CDS encoding glycosyltransferase, giving the protein MLLGSAGTLLWLWRALPAVDPPPPNLSAEVPHVSVLVAARNEAPNIAACLDALLALEYPPDRLEIWIGDDASEDATAAVVQAYANRVPRVHLVSITDRVGQAQGKANVLAQLARRANGTLLAITDADIRVPRQWLHALVPACDVQTGLVSGVTEVTGDTLFSRLQGLDWLLALEVLRVLDVHRQPQTAIGNNMIIRKDVYEATGGYEAIPFSITEDLALFRVVRNLGYITRVLFQPEVLAASAPMPTLAAWLRQRRRWMRGGLTLPVALQAGLLVQLLTYPAVLLAFVDYPVLSCLLLGGRWAGVWLFARKGLKQLKRVHFLKYLLLYEGYAAALYGLLLLRSLLPGKVDWKGRSY; this is encoded by the coding sequence GTGTTACTCGGAAGCGCCGGCACGCTGCTTTGGCTCTGGCGTGCCTTACCCGCCGTAGATCCGCCTCCCCCCAATCTGTCCGCAGAAGTGCCCCATGTGTCGGTGCTGGTGGCCGCACGGAACGAAGCCCCGAACATAGCCGCTTGCCTGGATGCCCTGCTGGCCCTAGAGTATCCGCCCGATCGCCTGGAAATCTGGATTGGCGATGATGCGTCGGAAGATGCCACCGCCGCCGTGGTGCAGGCGTATGCCAATCGGGTGCCGCGGGTACACCTGGTGTCGATCACCGACAGGGTAGGGCAGGCGCAGGGCAAGGCCAACGTGCTGGCGCAACTGGCGCGGCGGGCCAACGGAACGCTGCTGGCCATCACCGATGCCGACATTCGTGTGCCCCGCCAGTGGTTACACGCGCTGGTGCCCGCCTGCGACGTGCAAACCGGGTTGGTTTCCGGCGTTACGGAGGTGACGGGCGACACCCTGTTCAGCCGGTTGCAGGGACTCGACTGGCTGCTGGCGCTGGAGGTGTTGCGCGTGCTGGACGTGCATCGACAACCTCAGACCGCCATCGGCAACAACATGATCATCCGGAAAGACGTGTACGAAGCTACCGGCGGCTACGAAGCTATTCCTTTTTCCATTACTGAAGATCTGGCGCTATTTCGCGTGGTGCGCAACCTAGGCTATATCACCCGGGTGCTCTTTCAGCCGGAAGTGCTCGCGGCGTCGGCACCGATGCCGACATTGGCGGCGTGGCTGCGGCAACGGCGGCGCTGGATGCGCGGCGGCCTGACCTTGCCTGTGGCGCTGCAAGCAGGCCTGTTGGTGCAGCTGCTGACCTACCCGGCCGTCCTGTTGGCATTTGTCGATTATCCTGTACTTTCGTGCCTTCTGCTGGGAGGGCGCTGGGCTGGGGTGTGGCTTTTTGCTCGAAAAGGGTTAAAGCAACTAAAGCGCGTCCATTTTTTAAAGTATTTGCTCCTGTACGAAGGGTATGCGGCGGCGTTGTACGGACTCCTGCTGTTGCGCTCCCTGTTGCCGGGCAAGGTTGATTGGAAAGGAAGATCTTACTGA
- a CDS encoding TatD family hydrolase, which translates to MLVDSHTHLYSEKFAADRDEVVQRALEKDVTRFYLPNIDHTSIEGMLALEEQYPEHCFAMMGLHPCNVGADFEKELYEVEAWLNRRPFVAVGEIGTDLYWDETYRNQQAEAFRIQVELAKTHNLPIVIHSRESFAWTVALLEPLQDERLRGIFHCFTGSVDEARRAIDLGFMLGIGGVATFKNGGLEPVLSEIGLEHLVLETDSPYLAPVPHRGKRNEPAFVPLVAQRIADLKQTSLEAVAKATTENALRLFVHAT; encoded by the coding sequence TTGTTAGTCGATTCACATACGCACCTGTATTCCGAGAAATTCGCGGCCGACCGCGACGAAGTGGTGCAACGCGCGCTGGAAAAGGACGTCACTCGTTTTTATCTGCCCAACATTGATCATACCTCGATTGAGGGAATGCTGGCGTTGGAAGAGCAGTATCCCGAGCACTGTTTTGCCATGATGGGGCTGCACCCCTGCAACGTGGGGGCCGATTTCGAGAAAGAACTCTACGAGGTAGAAGCCTGGTTGAACCGCCGTCCGTTTGTGGCGGTCGGCGAAATCGGGACGGACCTGTACTGGGACGAGACCTACCGGAATCAGCAGGCCGAGGCTTTTCGGATTCAGGTGGAACTGGCCAAAACGCACAACCTGCCCATCGTCATCCACAGCCGCGAGTCGTTTGCCTGGACGGTAGCGTTACTGGAGCCGTTGCAGGACGAGCGGTTGCGGGGCATCTTCCATTGCTTTACCGGCTCGGTCGACGAAGCCCGCCGCGCCATCGACCTCGGATTTATGCTGGGCATCGGCGGAGTCGCTACGTTCAAAAACGGCGGCCTGGAGCCCGTTTTATCAGAAATTGGACTCGAACATTTGGTGTTAGAAACCGACAGCCCGTATCTTGCTCCGGTTCCGCACCGTGGAAAACGGAACGAACCTGCCTTTGTGCCGTTGGTCGCTCAGCGGATTGCCGACCTGAAACAGACCTCGCTGGAAGCGGTTGCAAAGGCCACCACGGAAAATGCGCTCCGACTTTTTGTGCATGCAACGTAA
- a CDS encoding asparaginase: MAYQEIKIQTAAKAPPAVPGTGLSSPGAYILVIYTGGTLGMVYDKNGQHLIPFDFEQIQEKLPELARFHINITLLSFDVIIDSSNIKPEHWIRLAQIIRDRYTHYDGFVILHGTDTMAYSASALSFLLEDLNKPVIFTGAQLPIGAPRTDARSNFISALEIASAREYGRPLVPEVCIYFGDSLLRGNRAQKVESTHFSAFESPNYPVLAEAGVNINYNRYAIRPYDITASLHAHDQMDSNVAVLTLFPGVSRSIIENILTIPGLRAVVLRTYGAGNAPTDAWFINCLSQAIENDILIYNVSQCNGGMVMQGRYETSKILAQIGVISGKDITTDAAVTKLMYLLANNVSLADVRANLMRPIRGEMSL, translated from the coding sequence ATGGCGTACCAGGAAATTAAGATTCAGACCGCCGCGAAAGCGCCGCCCGCAGTACCGGGCACAGGGCTGTCTTCGCCCGGCGCCTACATCCTGGTCATTTACACAGGGGGAACCCTGGGGATGGTGTATGACAAAAACGGACAGCACCTGATTCCCTTCGATTTTGAGCAGATTCAGGAGAAGCTGCCCGAACTGGCGCGCTTTCACATCAACATCACGCTGCTCTCGTTCGATGTGATCATCGATTCGTCGAACATCAAACCCGAGCACTGGATACGCCTGGCGCAGATCATTCGCGATCGCTATACGCACTACGACGGATTTGTCATTCTGCACGGGACCGACACCATGGCCTACAGTGCCTCGGCGCTAAGCTTTCTGCTGGAAGACCTGAACAAGCCGGTCATCTTTACCGGAGCGCAGCTTCCGATCGGCGCTCCGCGCACCGACGCCCGCAGTAACTTTATTTCTGCACTCGAAATCGCTTCGGCCCGCGAGTACGGACGGCCGCTGGTACCCGAGGTTTGCATTTATTTTGGCGACTCCCTGTTGCGGGGCAACCGTGCCCAAAAAGTAGAGAGTACCCATTTCTCGGCCTTCGAATCACCCAATTATCCGGTGTTGGCCGAAGCCGGCGTGAATATAAATTACAATAGATACGCCATCCGGCCGTACGACATCACGGCCTCGCTGCATGCACACGATCAGATGGACTCGAATGTGGCGGTGCTGACGCTCTTTCCGGGCGTGAGCCGTTCCATCATCGAAAATATTTTGACGATTCCGGGCCTGAGGGCGGTAGTTTTACGTACCTACGGTGCGGGAAACGCCCCAACCGACGCCTGGTTCATCAACTGCCTGAGCCAGGCCATCGAGAACGACATCCTTATTTACAACGTGTCGCAATGCAACGGCGGCATGGTGATGCAGGGGCGCTATGAAACCAGCAAAATCTTAGCCCAAATAGGTGTAATTAGTGGAAAAGATATTACAACCGATGCCGCGGTCACAAAACTTATGTATTTATTGGCCAATAATGTAAGTTTGGCAGACGTACGGGCGAACTTAATGCGGCCGATTCGGGGCGAAATGAGCCTTTAA
- a CDS encoding MotA/TolQ/ExbB proton channel family protein, with amino-acid sequence MKKLLALPLIAGMLAISSPVFAQDTTAMAADSTAMVDSAAQAEAATPMAPADIDGEEDADAIPEEASFHQILKEKFIQGGVLFMTPVLIVLILGLAISIERIISLNLATTNTKKLLNRVEEALNTGGIEGAKEVTRSTRGPVASIFTQGLLRESEGIDMVEKSIISYGSVEMGKLERGLVWISLFIALAPNLGFLGTVIGMIEAFDAIAAAGDVSPQVVASGIQVALLTTVAGLIVAIILQIFYNYCVSKIDSLVNEMEDASISLVDLLVRHKMHSTPVSTTSPRV; translated from the coding sequence ATGAAAAAACTACTTGCTTTACCGTTGATTGCTGGCATGCTTGCCATTTCTAGCCCGGTCTTCGCTCAGGACACTACAGCTATGGCTGCCGATTCTACTGCGATGGTCGACTCAGCTGCACAAGCCGAAGCTGCTACGCCGATGGCTCCTGCCGACATTGATGGCGAAGAAGATGCTGATGCCATTCCCGAAGAAGCCAGCTTCCACCAAATTCTAAAAGAAAAATTCATCCAGGGGGGCGTACTGTTTATGACTCCCGTATTAATTGTACTGATTCTGGGTCTGGCCATTTCCATCGAGCGTATCATCTCGTTGAACTTGGCAACGACCAACACCAAAAAACTGTTGAACCGCGTTGAAGAAGCGTTGAATACCGGCGGTATCGAAGGTGCCAAAGAGGTGACCCGCAGCACGCGTGGCCCGGTGGCTTCCATCTTTACGCAGGGGCTTCTGCGCGAATCAGAGGGCATCGACATGGTTGAAAAGTCAATCATCTCGTACGGCTCTGTCGAAATGGGTAAACTCGAGCGTGGTCTGGTCTGGATTTCGCTGTTTATCGCCCTGGCGCCTAACCTTGGCTTCTTGGGTACGGTAATCGGGATGATCGAGGCCTTCGACGCCATCGCCGCTGCTGGTGACGTATCGCCTCAGGTTGTAGCGAGTGGTATTCAGGTGGCCCTGTTGACAACCGTTGCTGGTCTGATCGTGGCCATCATCCTGCAAATTTTTTACAACTATTGTGTGTCGAAAATCGATTCGCTGGTTAATGAAATGGAAGATGCTTCAATTTCGCTGGTCGACCTGCTGGTTCGCCACAAAATGCACAGCACTCCTGTATCGACTACTTCACCACGCGTTTAA
- a CDS encoding ExbD/TolR family protein, translating into MPRRKKDDVDINASSMADIAFLLLIFFLVTTTIASDKGLPILLPPKNTEDVQIKLNQRNVYVVQMNSRDQLLVEDEPMELRSLKEGVKRFLSNNGADEKLSVSPKDAVVSIKADRGTSYETYLQVLDQVKAGYHELRAQEAGITVQEYLSLEPDKNPRDKRLYDKAREAYPMQISEAEPSQVGG; encoded by the coding sequence ATGCCTAGAAGAAAGAAGGATGATGTAGATATCAATGCCAGTTCAATGGCCGATATCGCGTTCCTGCTGCTTATCTTCTTCCTGGTAACGACCACAATTGCGAGCGACAAAGGGCTGCCGATTCTGCTTCCGCCTAAAAACACGGAGGATGTGCAGATTAAGCTGAACCAACGTAACGTTTACGTAGTCCAGATGAACTCGCGTGATCAACTCCTGGTAGAGGACGAGCCGATGGAACTGAGAAGCCTGAAAGAAGGCGTCAAGCGATTTTTGAGCAACAACGGTGCTGACGAAAAACTCTCCGTGAGTCCGAAAGACGCGGTAGTTTCGATCAAAGCCGACCGCGGTACTTCGTACGAGACGTACTTGCAAGTGTTAGACCAGGTAAAAGCCGGCTATCACGAGCTGCGCGCTCAGGAAGCAGGCATTACCGTACAGGAATACCTGAGCTTGGAGCCCGACAAGAACCCGCGTGACAAGCGCCTGTACGACAAAGCACGGGAAGCGTATCCGATGCAGATTTCAGAAGCTGAACCAAGTCAAGTAGGAGGATAA
- a CDS encoding ExbD/TolR family protein — protein sequence MSKFKKKTKTSQKISTASLPDIVFMLLFFFMVTTKMREQDIMVEQHIPTATQLEKLQNKSLVSYVYIGKPTKAALYGTEPKIQVNDVFIDPPQIGNWVENEKSQIAEYDRDKLTISLKVDREAKMGIITDVKQKLREVNALKINYSSNQGEIGGED from the coding sequence ATGTCGAAGTTCAAGAAAAAGACCAAAACCAGTCAGAAGATCTCCACGGCATCGTTGCCGGATATCGTCTTCATGCTGCTGTTCTTCTTCATGGTGACCACGAAGATGCGTGAACAAGACATCATGGTTGAGCAGCACATCCCGACGGCTACGCAGCTGGAGAAACTGCAAAACAAAAGCTTGGTGAGTTATGTCTACATCGGGAAGCCTACCAAAGCGGCCCTGTATGGCACAGAACCCAAAATTCAGGTGAACGATGTGTTTATCGATCCCCCGCAGATTGGGAACTGGGTAGAAAACGAAAAAAGCCAAATTGCTGAATACGATCGCGACAAGCTGACGATCTCCCTCAAAGTAGACCGCGAGGCCAAGATGGGAATCATCACTGACGTGAAGCAAAAGCTGCGCGAAGTAAACGCCCTGAAAATCAACTACTCGTCGAACCAAGGCGAGATCGGTGGCGAAGACTAA